A single window of Streptococcus cristatus ATCC 51100 DNA harbors:
- a CDS encoding alpha/beta fold hydrolase, producing the protein MIEKTYETPSGKIHYWTNDAVESSQSNLIFLPGLTADHRLFEKQIEYFKDTYRVLVWDAPGHASSYPFRLDFTLFDLATWLDEIFVKERIENPIVIGQSMGGYVGQVYAQLFPEKLKGLVTIDSPSLQRKYYTAMELWLLKKMEAIYRIYPWKSLLKSGPKSVSTTDYGRKLMYDMMMVYDGDQERYARLAGYGYKIFSEAVEKKLSYEVKCPQLVICGKEDRAGSCIRYLKAYEKNTGKSVQWIDKAGHNSNTDQPDIVNRLIDEFLDNKIKEKLG; encoded by the coding sequence TTGATTGAAAAAACATATGAAACACCAAGTGGAAAAATTCATTATTGGACAAATGATGCTGTTGAATCATCCCAAAGTAATCTTATCTTTTTACCTGGGCTAACTGCTGACCATAGGTTATTTGAAAAACAAATAGAATATTTTAAAGATACATATAGAGTCTTGGTTTGGGACGCACCTGGACACGCTTCATCTTATCCATTTCGTCTCGATTTTACTTTATTTGATTTAGCAACTTGGCTGGATGAAATATTTGTCAAAGAGAGAATAGAAAATCCAATAGTAATTGGTCAGTCAATGGGAGGATATGTAGGACAGGTTTATGCTCAACTTTTTCCTGAGAAATTAAAAGGCCTTGTTACGATTGATTCACCATCCCTTCAAAGGAAGTATTATACAGCTATGGAATTGTGGCTCTTAAAAAAAATGGAGGCAATTTATAGAATCTATCCATGGAAATCTCTTTTGAAATCTGGGCCTAAAAGCGTATCAACAACAGACTATGGAAGAAAACTGATGTATGATATGATGATGGTTTATGATGGCGATCAAGAAAGGTATGCTCGTCTTGCGGGATACGGATATAAGATATTTTCAGAAGCAGTAGAGAAGAAGCTTTCTTATGAAGTAAAATGTCCACAATTGGTTATATGTGGAAAAGAAGATCGTGCAGGGTCTTGTATACGATATTTGAAAGCCTATGAAAAAAATACTGGGAAGTCTGTTCAATGGATTGATAAGGCGGGACATAATTCTAATACCGACCAACCCGATATTGTAAATAGACTGATTGATGAATTTTTGGATAACAAAATTAAAGAAAAGCTTGGTTGA
- a CDS encoding GAF domain-containing protein, with product MNTKEKISNYRLLLAQLEALLEGETNALANLSNASALLNQALPNSVFTGFYLFDGNELILGPFQGGVSCVHIALGKGVCGESAEKEQTIIVDDVTQHANYISCDSRAKSEIVVPMVKDGHLLGVLDLDSALTGDYDKVDQEYLEKFVQILLEKTTWNFEMFGEKA from the coding sequence ATGAACACAAAAGAAAAAATTTCAAATTATCGACTATTACTGGCTCAGCTGGAAGCCTTGTTGGAGGGTGAGACCAACGCTTTGGCCAATCTTTCTAATGCTAGCGCCCTGCTCAATCAAGCCCTGCCCAATTCGGTTTTTACTGGTTTCTATCTTTTTGATGGGAACGAGCTGATTTTGGGGCCCTTTCAAGGGGGCGTTTCTTGTGTCCACATTGCATTAGGTAAGGGAGTCTGTGGGGAATCTGCTGAGAAAGAGCAGACGATTATCGTAGATGATGTGACCCAGCATGCCAACTATATCTCTTGTGATAGCCGTGCTAAGAGCGAGATTGTAGTGCCCATGGTAAAAGATGGCCACCTTTTGGGAGTGCTAGATTTGGACTCAGCCTTGACGGGTGATTATGATAAGGTAGATCAGGAATATCTAGAAAAGTTTGTTCAGATTTTGCTTGAAAAAACGACTTGGAATTTTGAAATGTTTGGAGAAAAAGCCTAA
- the dnaX gene encoding DNA polymerase III subunit gamma/tau has translation MYQALYRKYRSQTFGQLVGQQVVATTLRQTVEQGKISHAYLFSGPRGTGKTSVAKIFAKAMNCPNQKDGEPCNDCYICQAITEGSLEDVIEIDAASNNGVDEIRDIRDKSTYAPSLAKHKVYIIDEVHMLSTGAFNALLKTLEEPTENVVFILATTELHKIPATILSRVQRFEFKSIKTQDIIGHIEWILEQEGIDFEQEGVQIIARRAEGGMRDALSILDQALSLTQENRLTTDIAEEITGSISLGALDAYVAALIAHDAVAALDNLNLIFDSGKNMARFVTDLLQYLRDLLIVKTGGENTHASELFLENLKTPQETLFAMIEIATKSLADIKNSLQPKIYTEMMTIRLAEEKASLDQIPDNLAEELSNLKQEIQELKQQLANVGSQPAPVAKKSEARPQKAKTYRVDRNKVNAILEEAVENPELARSNLTKLQNAWGEIIESLAGADKALLIGSQPVAANENHAILAFESHFNAEQTMKRENLNTMFGNLLSNAAGFSPDILAISLEDWTQIRAEFSARSRSNKAEVAEKQEERLIPEGFDFLAEKITVQDD, from the coding sequence ATGTATCAAGCTTTATATAGAAAGTACCGCAGTCAGACCTTTGGTCAGCTGGTGGGTCAGCAAGTAGTAGCTACGACTCTGCGGCAGACTGTGGAGCAAGGCAAAATAAGCCATGCCTATCTCTTTTCTGGCCCACGTGGAACAGGGAAAACCAGTGTTGCTAAGATTTTTGCCAAGGCTATGAACTGTCCGAATCAAAAGGACGGTGAGCCCTGCAATGATTGCTATATCTGCCAGGCTATTACTGAGGGGAGTCTTGAAGACGTTATCGAAATCGACGCGGCTTCTAATAATGGTGTCGATGAGATTCGTGATATTCGGGACAAGTCTACCTATGCGCCCAGTCTTGCCAAGCACAAGGTCTATATCATTGATGAGGTGCACATGCTCTCGACTGGAGCCTTTAACGCCTTGCTCAAGACCTTGGAAGAGCCAACCGAAAATGTGGTCTTTATCCTAGCGACGACAGAGCTGCATAAGATTCCAGCGACCATTCTTTCTCGTGTTCAGCGATTTGAGTTTAAGTCTATCAAGACGCAGGACATCATTGGTCATATTGAGTGGATTCTGGAGCAGGAAGGCATTGATTTTGAGCAAGAAGGTGTGCAGATTATTGCCCGTCGAGCTGAGGGTGGTATGCGGGATGCTTTGTCTATCCTTGATCAGGCTCTCAGTTTAACTCAGGAAAACCGTCTGACCACTGATATTGCTGAAGAGATCACAGGCTCTATCAGCTTGGGAGCCTTGGATGCTTATGTAGCAGCCTTGATTGCGCATGATGCAGTTGCGGCATTGGATAATCTCAATCTGATTTTTGACAGCGGTAAAAACATGGCTCGCTTCGTGACGGACCTCCTGCAATATCTTCGTGATTTGCTCATTGTCAAAACTGGTGGGGAGAATACTCATGCTAGTGAGCTTTTTTTAGAAAATCTCAAGACACCGCAGGAGACTCTCTTTGCCATGATTGAGATAGCGACCAAGAGTCTAGCAGATATCAAGAACAGCCTGCAGCCTAAGATTTATACAGAAATGATGACCATTCGACTGGCTGAGGAAAAAGCAAGCTTGGATCAGATTCCTGACAACTTGGCAGAAGAACTGTCTAATCTCAAGCAGGAAATCCAAGAGCTTAAGCAACAATTAGCCAATGTAGGCAGTCAGCCAGCTCCAGTAGCTAAGAAATCAGAGGCACGACCTCAGAAGGCTAAGACCTATCGCGTAGACCGCAATAAGGTCAATGCTATCTTGGAAGAAGCGGTGGAAAATCCTGAATTGGCTCGCAGCAATTTGACCAAGCTGCAAAATGCTTGGGGTGAAATCATCGAGAGTTTGGCAGGAGCAGACAAGGCGCTGCTCATTGGTTCGCAACCAGTTGCAGCCAACGAAAACCATGCTATTTTGGCTTTTGAGTCTCATTTCAATGCTGAGCAGACCATGAAAAGAGAAAATCTCAATACCATGTTTGGAAACCTGCTGAGCAATGCTGCTGGCTTTTCACCAGATATTTTGGCTATTTCCCTCGAGGACTGGACTCAGATTCGGGCAGAATTTTCAGCTAGAAGTCGCAGCAATAAAGCAGAAGTAGCTGAAAAGCAGGAAGAAAGATTGATACCAGAGGGCTTTGATTTTCTAGCGGAAAAAATCACTGTTCAAGATGATTGA
- a CDS encoding DUF3272 family protein yields MNRRQFIVMAAFTALETYFFNKSIMSEDYLMAIFWAILIGRNLQISYVMGRIIDEIDKHLGHK; encoded by the coding sequence ATGAATAGACGACAATTTATAGTAATGGCGGCTTTTACAGCCTTAGAAACGTACTTTTTTAATAAATCAATCATGTCTGAAGACTATCTGATGGCTATTTTCTGGGCTATCTTGATTGGTCGAAATCTGCAGATTAGCTATGTGATGGGGCGGATTATAGATGAGATTGATAAGCATTTAGGACACAAATAA